A window of Rhododendron vialii isolate Sample 1 chromosome 11a, ASM3025357v1 contains these coding sequences:
- the LOC131306816 gene encoding uncharacterized protein LOC131306816, with translation MAGETLRLYTESYWEVYNLIPDCDQGVAAESFMNGLDPASAMFRDLSHNPPKTMGELMTIIEKHCVHEEAMAERHTPKAPEPAKTTTGPKKQVANVRQGQGGQGSSGQTTNKPINKGRPPQHPQPQSWQQTKREPRPDEYVAEHTAFTEPIYKLLNIIGKLPFFVWPIVLLGTVGSGPGMCTYHKERGHYTTQCQPFKRYLEELAAAGHLNQWIDVRRSPLPPPLPLIGNLVSVIQGLVSEDRVAELRSEIDRATTSLPICNVGISRKRQWEDPSLGNPITFSSDDLKGVQLPHTDALVVTVTIDKSTVQRVLIDQGSSADVMFYSTFKSLEFSLAQLRTASTPFISFTGAPVWPLGLITLPVRAGSRVLEIEFVVVASPSPYNVILGRTWLHEMKAVASTFRQVVKFVGWNGRQESLRGD, from the coding sequence ATGGCTGGAGAAACCCTACGGCTTTATACCGAGAGCTATTGGGAGGTCTATAATCTTATCCCAGATTGTGATCAAGGAGTCGCGGCTGAGTCTTTTATGAACGGGTTGGATCCAGCCTCGGCAATGTTTCGTGACCTTTCACATAACCCACCTAAGACAATGGGAGAGCTCATGACCATAATCGAGAAGCATTGTGTTCACGAAGAAGCCATGGCCGAGCGACATACACCAAAGGCTCCAGAACCTGCCAAAACAACAACTGGACCGAAGAAACAAGTAGCGAACGTTCGCCAGgggcaaggaggccagggcAGTTCAGGCCAAACGACCAACAAGCCGATCAACAAGGGTCGACCTCCGCAGCACCCCCAGCCACAATCATGGCAACAAACGAAGAGAGAACCACGGCCAGACGAGTACGTGGCCGAACATACGGCATTCACCGAACCTATCTACAAACTCCTCAACATCATCGGTAAACTgccattctttgtttggccaataGTACTCTTAGGCACCGTCGGAAGCGGACCAGGGATGTGTACATATCACAAGGAGCGCGGCCACTACACTACACAATGCCAACCTTTTAAACGGTATCTGGAAGAGCTCGCGGCAGCTGGGCATCTAAATCAGTGGATTGACGTTCGGCGAAGTCCACTTCCTCCACCTCTACCGCTCATTGGCAATCTCGTAAGCGTTATACAAGGACTGGTTTCCGAAGACAGGGTAGCCGAGCTTCGTTCAGAGATTGACAGAGCCACCACCTCTTTGCCCATTTGCAACGTCGGCATTTCGAGAAAGCGACAATGGGAAGATCCGAGCCTCGGCAACCCTATTACTTTTTCGTCTGACGACTTGAAAGGTGTGCAGCTCCCTCATACGGATGCCCTCGTTGTTACTGTTACTATTGATAAGTCAACCGTTCAGCGGGTATTGAtagatcaaggaagctcggcagacGTAATGTTTTATTCAACATTTAAGAGCCTCGAATTTTCTCTCGCTCAACTTCGGACAGCATCCACTCCTTTCATCAGTTTTACTGGAGCCCCGGTCTGGCCACTTGGATTGATCACTCTCCCTGTGCGGGCTGGATCACGGGTTCTTGAGATCGAGTTTGTGGTGGTCGCTTCTCCCAGCCCATACAACGTAATACTCGGCCGAACCTGGCTGCACGAGATGAAGGCAGTCGCTTCTACCTTTCGCCAGGTGGTAAAATTTGTTGGATGGAATGGTCGTCAGGAAAGCCTCCGAGGGGATTAG